A genomic window from Mesorhizobium sp. 131-2-1 includes:
- the coaA gene encoding type I pantothenate kinase — protein MDQLAPTEKYSPYRFFSAEQWSRFRADTPLTLTEDEINRLRSLNDPVDLEEVKRIYLSLSRLLSAHVEASQLLFRQRQAFFNAQDVVKTPFIIGIAGSVAVGKSTTARVLKELLARWPSSPKVDLITTDGFLLPNEILRRDNLMERKGFPDSYDVGALLRFLSGIKSAQRNVRAPVYSHLTYDVIPGEFVTIDRPDILIFEGINVLQPGKLPKDGKIVPFLSDFFDFAIYIDADEELIHQWYIQRFMRLRETAFRNPDSFFHRYSQLSEDAARAIAEGLWTNINLKNLRENILPTRARADLILRKGANHLVEEVALRKL, from the coding sequence ATGGATCAGCTTGCTCCTACCGAGAAATACTCCCCCTATCGTTTCTTCTCGGCCGAGCAATGGTCACGGTTCCGCGCCGACACCCCGCTGACGCTGACCGAGGACGAGATCAACCGCCTGCGGTCGCTGAACGACCCGGTCGACCTCGAAGAGGTCAAGCGCATCTATCTGTCGCTTTCCCGCCTGCTTTCGGCGCATGTCGAGGCAAGCCAGCTCCTATTCCGGCAGCGCCAGGCCTTCTTCAACGCGCAGGACGTGGTCAAGACGCCGTTCATCATCGGCATCGCCGGCTCGGTCGCGGTCGGCAAATCGACCACGGCGCGCGTCTTGAAGGAATTGCTGGCGCGCTGGCCGTCGAGCCCGAAGGTCGATCTCATCACAACCGACGGCTTCCTTCTGCCGAACGAGATCCTGCGGCGCGACAATCTGATGGAGCGCAAGGGCTTTCCAGACAGCTACGATGTCGGCGCGCTGCTCAGGTTCCTGTCGGGCATCAAATCGGCGCAGCGCAATGTCCGCGCACCGGTCTATTCCCACCTGACCTATGACGTCATCCCCGGCGAGTTCGTCACCATCGACCGGCCGGACATATTGATCTTCGAAGGCATCAACGTGCTGCAGCCGGGCAAATTGCCGAAGGACGGCAAGATCGTGCCTTTCCTGTCGGACTTCTTCGACTTCGCCATCTATATCGATGCCGACGAGGAGCTGATCCATCAGTGGTACATCCAGCGCTTCATGCGGCTGCGCGAAACCGCCTTCCGCAATCCGGACTCCTTCTTCCACCGCTATTCGCAGCTGTCGGAGGACGCCGCGCGCGCCATCGCCGAAGGCCTGTGGACCAACATCAACCTGAAGAACCTGCGCGAGAACATCCTGCCGACGCGGGCGCGGGCCGATCTGATCCTGCGCAAGGGCGCCAACCACCTGGTCGAGGAAGTGGCGCTGCGGAAGCTGTGA
- a CDS encoding HPr kinase/phosphorylase: MPEPAVKPENIHGTAILIGERGVLITGPSGAGKTTLALTLIDHCRARGLFSRLIGDDRLLAMTHGGRLVCRVPATIAGLAEVPGFIPRPLPFEPGGVIDLNVRLVPPAEMARFQEEIREPVAGCLVPRVDLAERNAATALPAVMARLSIAPFL; this comes from the coding sequence ATGCCCGAACCTGCCGTAAAGCCTGAAAACATCCATGGAACCGCAATCCTGATCGGCGAGCGGGGCGTCCTCATCACCGGACCGTCCGGCGCCGGCAAGACGACGCTGGCGCTGACGCTGATCGACCATTGCCGCGCGCGGGGGCTGTTTTCGCGGCTGATCGGCGACGACAGGCTGCTTGCCATGACTCATGGCGGGCGGCTGGTCTGCCGCGTGCCGGCGACGATCGCCGGCCTCGCCGAGGTGCCGGGGTTCATCCCACGCCCGCTGCCGTTCGAGCCGGGCGGGGTGATCGACCTCAATGTGCGGCTGGTGCCGCCAGCGGAAATGGCCCGTTTCCAGGAGGAAATCCGCGAACCGGTCGCGGGCTGCCTGGTGCCGCGCGTCGACCTTGCCGAGCGCAACGCCGCCACCGCCTTGCCGGCCGTCATGGCGCGGCTCTCTATCGCGCCTTTTTTGTGA
- a CDS encoding sensor histidine kinase: MAVDVERNRRAGTVRRPSRMLPAFLSRITVPMRRFLGHHIFSSLTRRILFLNLAGLAVLVTGILYLNTFRDGLIDARVESLMTQGEIIAGAIAASATVETDSISIDPEKLLELQAGESLGPGSDQLDNLDFPINPERVAPVLRRLISPTRTRARIYDRDANLLLDSRHLYSRGQILRYDLPPVDEEAPDLLERIQKFVFDFFRNKDLPVYHEQPGGNGAAFPEVVKALTGSPSTIVRVSEQGEQIVSVAVPIQRFRAVLGVLMLSTEGGDIDKIVAAERKAILRVFGIAALVTAILSMLLASTIANPLRRLSAAAVRVRRGVKNREEIPDFSDRQDEIGNLSIAVRDMTNALYARIEAIESFAADVSHELKNPLTSLRSAVETLPLAKNENSRARLMEIIQHDVRRLDRLITDISDASRLDAELAREDAGTVDLKTFVTDLIAVSRETTRNKKAVEIELKVAKLPQGVKGYFVVGHDLRIGQVITNLIENARSFVPDEHGHITVSLARAGKLNIVTVDDNGPGIRADNIDRIFERFYTDRPAGEAFGQNSGLGLSISRQIVEAHGGTLTAENIPGTKPGEIKGARFVVTLPAEG; the protein is encoded by the coding sequence ATGGCAGTCGACGTAGAGCGGAACAGAAGGGCGGGCACCGTCAGGCGGCCGTCCAGGATGCTGCCGGCATTCCTGTCTAGGATCACGGTGCCGATGCGCCGCTTCCTCGGCCATCACATCTTTTCCAGCCTGACCCGGCGCATCCTGTTCCTCAACCTTGCCGGCCTGGCGGTGCTGGTCACCGGCATCCTCTACCTCAACACATTCCGCGACGGGCTGATCGACGCCCGCGTCGAAAGCCTGATGACGCAGGGCGAGATCATCGCCGGCGCAATCGCTGCGTCGGCGACGGTGGAGACCGATTCGATCAGCATCGATCCGGAAAAGCTGCTCGAGCTGCAGGCGGGCGAGAGCCTTGGCCCCGGCTCCGACCAGCTCGACAACCTCGATTTCCCGATCAATCCCGAACGCGTCGCCCCGGTGCTGCGGCGACTGATCTCGCCGACGCGCACACGCGCCCGCATCTACGACCGCGACGCCAATCTGCTGCTCGATTCGCGCCATCTCTATTCGCGCGGCCAGATCCTGCGCTACGACCTGCCGCCGGTCGACGAGGAAGCGCCCGACCTCCTGGAGCGCATCCAGAAATTCGTCTTCGACTTTTTCCGCAACAAGGACCTGCCGGTCTATCACGAACAGCCGGGCGGCAACGGCGCGGCGTTTCCGGAAGTGGTCAAGGCGCTGACCGGCAGCCCCTCGACCATCGTGCGCGTAAGCGAGCAGGGCGAGCAGATCGTCTCCGTCGCGGTGCCGATCCAGCGTTTCCGCGCCGTGCTCGGCGTGCTGATGCTGTCGACCGAAGGCGGCGACATCGACAAGATCGTCGCCGCCGAGCGCAAGGCGATCCTGCGCGTCTTCGGCATCGCCGCGCTTGTCACCGCCATCCTGTCGATGCTGCTCGCCTCGACCATCGCCAATCCACTGCGCCGGCTTTCCGCCGCCGCGGTCAGGGTGCGGCGTGGGGTGAAGAACCGCGAGGAGATCCCCGATTTCTCCGACCGCCAGGACGAGATCGGCAACCTGTCGATCGCTGTCCGCGACATGACCAACGCGCTCTATGCCCGGATCGAGGCGATCGAAAGCTTCGCCGCCGACGTCTCGCATGAGCTGAAGAACCCGCTGACGTCGCTGCGCAGCGCCGTGGAGACGCTGCCCTTGGCGAAGAACGAGAATTCGCGCGCGCGGCTGATGGAGATCATCCAGCACGATGTCCGCCGCCTCGATCGGCTGATCACCGATATTTCCGACGCGTCGCGCCTCGACGCCGAGCTGGCGCGCGAGGATGCGGGAACGGTCGACCTGAAGACCTTCGTCACCGACCTCATCGCGGTTTCGCGCGAAACGACGCGCAACAAGAAGGCGGTCGAGATCGAGCTCAAGGTGGCCAAGCTGCCGCAAGGCGTCAAAGGCTATTTCGTCGTCGGCCATGACCTGAGGATTGGCCAGGTGATCACCAACCTGATCGAGAATGCCCGCTCCTTCGTTCCCGACGAGCATGGCCACATCACCGTCTCGCTGGCGCGCGCCGGCAAGCTCAACATCGTCACCGTCGACGACAACGGGCCGGGCATCCGGGCCGACAACATCGACCGCATCTTCGAGCGCTTCTACACCGACCGGCCGGCCGGCGAGGCTTTCGGCCAGAATTCGGGGCTTGGCCTGTCCATCAGCCGCCAGATCGTCGAGGCGCATGGCGGCACGCTGACGGCCGAGAACATTCCCGGCACCAAGCCCGGCGAGATCAAGGGCGCGCGCTTCGTGGTGACGCTGCCGGCCGAAGGTTGA
- a CDS encoding PTS sugar transporter subunit IIA — MIGLVLVTHGQLATEFRHAVEHVVGPQDNFETVAIGADDDMEQRRRDIVDAVARVDTGAGVIVLTDMFGGTPSNLAISVMESGRTEVIAGMNLPMLIKLSSIRKGDNMAAALDEAQAAGRKYINVASQLLSSK, encoded by the coding sequence ATGATCGGACTCGTGCTCGTGACGCACGGTCAGCTGGCCACGGAGTTCCGACATGCCGTGGAACATGTCGTCGGGCCACAAGACAATTTCGAAACCGTGGCGATCGGCGCCGATGACGATATGGAGCAGCGCCGCCGCGACATCGTCGACGCCGTGGCGCGCGTCGACACCGGCGCCGGCGTGATCGTGCTCACCGACATGTTCGGCGGCACGCCGTCCAACCTTGCCATTTCGGTGATGGAGTCCGGCCGCACCGAGGTCATCGCCGGCATGAACCTGCCGATGCTGATCAAGCTTTCCTCGATCCGCAAAGGCGACAACATGGCCGCCGCGCTCGACGAGGCGCAGGCGGCAGGACGCAAATACATCAACGTCGCCAGCCAGCTCCTGAGCAGCAAATGA
- a CDS encoding alpha-ketoglutarate-dependent dioxygenase AlkB family protein has translation MLVLPNGVRHMPGYLPRPVQEALVEEIRKVVHAAPLFVPAMPRTGKEMSVRMTNCGPLGWVTDREHGYRYQPTHPASGLPWPPIPDALLQLWREVAAYPHPPEACLVNFYSSEAKMGLHQDRDEQDFSAPVVSVSLGDDCLFRVGQTTRDGGTKSFRLKSGDVVVLGGEGRLCFHGVDRIYPSTSALLKNGGRINLTLRRVTMPAC, from the coding sequence ATGCTCGTTCTGCCCAACGGCGTGCGCCATATGCCGGGCTATCTGCCTCGCCCTGTGCAGGAGGCGCTGGTCGAAGAGATCAGGAAAGTCGTGCACGCCGCTCCGCTGTTCGTGCCGGCCATGCCGCGCACCGGCAAGGAGATGAGCGTGCGCATGACCAATTGCGGCCCGCTCGGCTGGGTCACCGACAGGGAGCACGGCTATCGCTACCAGCCGACCCACCCCGCGTCCGGCTTGCCCTGGCCGCCGATCCCCGATGCGCTGCTGCAATTGTGGCGGGAGGTGGCGGCCTATCCGCATCCGCCGGAAGCCTGCCTGGTCAATTTCTATTCGAGCGAGGCCAAGATGGGCCTGCACCAGGACCGCGACGAGCAGGACTTTTCCGCACCCGTCGTCTCGGTGTCGCTGGGCGACGATTGCCTGTTCCGGGTCGGCCAGACGACGCGCGATGGCGGCACCAAGTCATTTCGGCTGAAAAGCGGCGACGTCGTCGTGCTCGGCGGCGAGGGCCGCCTCTGCTTCCACGGCGTCGACCGCATTTACCCGTCGACCTCGGCCCTGCTGAAGAATGGCGGCCGCATCAATCTGACGTTGCGGCGAGTGACGATGCCCGCGTGCTAA
- a CDS encoding phosphatase PAP2 family protein, translating to MKDISLAFYKLPMILRAAAPVVRRDSALYLCIVIYTLAGLVFLNAIGAADLEAYSIYFGRWTFLNCLILPTFAILIDFLVIVRRFDSRRRLAARRIFSTSRLAYSFSGLCLLMALMIFQGTFTSVKNGMPIWQGGFPFDVAQANIDAFLHFGTDPWRWLYAVAENDLVRAVVEWNYNVFWFLLNFGALFFVATSPMAASVRTRYLACFMAVWIIVGNVLAALFLSAGPAFYGAVTGDVARFGEQLAFLAHGAVSRNSAVTYQQYLWSLHEARQAGFASGISAFPSVHVGLAMLNALFLREYDRRLGALALLYVAFVAVSSVYLAWHYAIDGYVSAAVTLVVYAVARKLIPADPRPAPDMQTATVNRPEAVVTAS from the coding sequence ATGAAAGATATCAGTTTGGCCTTCTATAAGTTGCCGATGATATTGAGGGCGGCGGCCCCAGTCGTTCGCAGGGATTCGGCCCTCTATCTGTGCATAGTGATCTATACTTTGGCCGGCTTGGTGTTTCTCAACGCGATCGGCGCCGCCGACCTGGAGGCATACTCGATATATTTCGGGCGATGGACCTTTCTGAACTGCCTGATATTGCCCACTTTTGCCATCCTTATCGACTTCCTTGTGATTGTGCGTCGCTTTGATTCCCGGCGTCGCCTTGCGGCAAGACGGATCTTTTCCACATCGCGGTTGGCGTATTCGTTCTCGGGCCTGTGCCTCCTCATGGCGCTCATGATCTTCCAGGGCACATTCACCTCGGTGAAAAACGGCATGCCAATCTGGCAGGGGGGTTTTCCATTCGACGTGGCGCAAGCCAACATCGACGCTTTCCTGCATTTTGGCACCGATCCGTGGCGCTGGCTTTACGCGGTGGCCGAAAATGATCTGGTTCGCGCCGTCGTCGAATGGAATTACAACGTTTTCTGGTTCCTGCTGAATTTCGGCGCCCTGTTCTTTGTCGCGACGTCACCCATGGCGGCATCGGTTCGAACGCGCTATCTGGCCTGCTTCATGGCGGTCTGGATCATCGTCGGCAACGTGCTGGCCGCCCTGTTCCTGTCCGCTGGTCCGGCATTTTACGGCGCGGTGACGGGCGACGTGGCCCGGTTCGGCGAACAGCTGGCGTTCCTGGCCCATGGCGCTGTATCGCGCAATTCCGCTGTTACCTATCAGCAGTATCTATGGTCGCTGCACGAGGCCAGGCAGGCGGGCTTCGCTTCGGGCATATCGGCGTTTCCCAGCGTGCATGTCGGCCTGGCAATGCTCAACGCGCTGTTCCTGCGCGAGTACGACCGCCGTCTTGGTGCGCTGGCGCTCCTCTATGTCGCCTTTGTCGCGGTCAGCTCGGTTTATCTGGCCTGGCACTATGCGATCGACGGCTATGTCAGCGCCGCCGTCACGCTCGTCGTCTATGCCGTTGCGCGCAAACTGATCCCCGCCGATCCCCGGCCGGCGCCGGATATGCAGACCGCCACCGTCAATCGGCCCGAGGCGGTCGTCACCGCTTCTTGA
- a CDS encoding phosphatase PAP2 family protein codes for MWLWQEKRRNAALYGTIVLFVLVTLLIATIRGDSILQHVLEYGSRLWQSFLMLSSAIVAWVCLRALLQARHQSPVSFAVANLKALLLSSMLARYLYGSAILALFMGAFLYNKTMIPVVAPFQWDETFARWDSALLGGYQPWQILQPMVGMPWITLVFDVTYTLWVPMVFLFWAGLLASPRVPEAVRVRYWRATVASWILIGLVMATIFSSAGPCYFADVVPGTASPYADLMSYLDDVAASYPLSSNLTRDFLWQVYTGQVDLPGGISAMPSMHNAQAALFVVVAYSIDRRFGHVMLAFGALIFFGSIHLGWHYAVDGIVAIPAALAIWWACGKSIQVKRPRFLESRSKDPLEPA; via the coding sequence GTGTGGCTCTGGCAAGAGAAACGCCGCAATGCGGCGCTCTATGGGACGATCGTCCTATTCGTCCTTGTCACTCTGCTGATCGCGACGATCAGGGGTGATTCAATCCTGCAGCATGTCCTGGAGTATGGCAGCCGCCTCTGGCAATCCTTTCTGATGTTGAGTTCGGCCATAGTCGCTTGGGTTTGTTTACGTGCGCTCCTGCAGGCTCGCCACCAGTCCCCGGTCAGCTTCGCGGTGGCGAACCTGAAAGCCTTGCTCCTGTCGAGCATGCTTGCGCGCTATCTCTACGGCAGCGCCATACTGGCCCTCTTCATGGGGGCCTTCCTCTACAACAAGACGATGATCCCGGTTGTCGCTCCCTTCCAGTGGGACGAAACCTTCGCCCGCTGGGATTCCGCTCTCCTGGGCGGCTATCAACCTTGGCAAATCCTCCAGCCGATGGTCGGCATGCCGTGGATCACCCTTGTGTTCGACGTTACGTATACCTTGTGGGTGCCGATGGTCTTCCTGTTCTGGGCGGGCCTGCTCGCCAGCCCGCGGGTCCCGGAAGCGGTCCGCGTCCGCTACTGGCGGGCGACCGTCGCCTCCTGGATCCTGATCGGCCTGGTCATGGCGACCATCTTTTCCTCGGCCGGGCCCTGCTACTTCGCTGACGTCGTGCCGGGAACAGCCTCGCCCTATGCCGATCTCATGAGCTACCTTGACGACGTCGCCGCCAGCTATCCGCTGTCGTCAAACCTGACCAGGGATTTCCTCTGGCAGGTCTATACCGGCCAGGTCGACCTGCCCGGCGGCATTTCGGCCATGCCCAGCATGCACAACGCGCAGGCGGCGCTGTTTGTGGTCGTTGCATACTCCATCGATCGCAGGTTCGGTCATGTCATGCTGGCCTTCGGCGCCTTGATCTTTTTCGGCTCGATCCACCTCGGGTGGCACTACGCGGTGGATGGAATCGTCGCCATTCCGGCGGCGCTCGCCATCTGGTGGGCCTGCGGAAAGTCAATACAGGTGAAACGACCACGCTTCCTGGAGAGCCGGTCGAAAGATCCTCTGGAACCCGCCTGA
- a CDS encoding HPr family phosphocarrier protein — MNALSPEQDHVVRDFPIVNQRGLHARASAKFVQVASSFDAAIHVEKDGVQVGGTSIMGLMMLAASPGYSIRVTASGPQALQALDALEQLVASRFGEEC, encoded by the coding sequence ATGAACGCGCTGTCGCCGGAACAAGACCACGTCGTGCGGGATTTTCCGATCGTCAACCAGCGCGGCCTGCATGCGCGCGCGTCGGCGAAATTCGTCCAGGTGGCGAGCAGCTTCGACGCCGCGATCCATGTCGAAAAGGACGGCGTCCAGGTCGGCGGCACCTCGATCATGGGCCTGATGATGCTGGCGGCGAGCCCGGGCTATTCGATCCGCGTCACCGCCAGCGGACCGCAAGCTCTGCAGGCGCTCGATGCGCTGGAGCAACTGGTGGCCTCGCGCTTCGGCGAGGAATGCTGA
- the arfB gene encoding alternative ribosome rescue aminoacyl-tRNA hydrolase ArfB, producing the protein MASDDDIFITGEAVIHPGDLHEDFIRSSGPGGQNVNKVATAVQLRFDAANAAGLSERVRERTIKLAGQRATKDGVVVIEAGRFRTQEQNRADARARLTALVAKAAEPPPPPRKKTRPSKGAVERRLKTKAGRSTVKKLRGRVDND; encoded by the coding sequence ATGGCAAGCGACGACGACATCTTCATAACCGGCGAAGCCGTTATCCATCCCGGTGACCTGCACGAGGACTTCATCCGCTCCTCGGGCCCGGGCGGCCAGAACGTCAACAAGGTGGCCACCGCCGTGCAGTTGCGTTTCGACGCGGCGAATGCGGCCGGCCTGTCCGAGCGCGTGCGCGAACGCACCATCAAGCTCGCCGGCCAGCGCGCCACCAAGGACGGCGTCGTCGTCATCGAAGCCGGCCGCTTCCGCACCCAGGAGCAGAACCGTGCCGATGCGCGGGCGCGGCTGACGGCGCTTGTCGCCAAGGCGGCCGAGCCGCCGCCGCCGCCGCGCAAGAAGACCAGGCCCTCGAAAGGCGCCGTCGAGCGGCGCCTCAAGACCAAAGCCGGGCGTTCCACTGTGAAGAAGCTGCGCGGCCGGGTGGACAACGACTGA
- a CDS encoding response regulator transcription factor has product MATIALVDDDRNILTSVSIALESEGYRVETYTDGASALEGLAARPPNLAILDIKMPRMDGMELLRRMRQKSDLPVIFLTSKDDEIDELFGLKMGADDFIRKPFSQRLLVERVRAVLRRTSAREAAAKQPSQQARSLERGQLVMDQERHTCTWKGEPVTLTVTEFLILHSLAQRPGVVKSRDALMDSAYDEQVYVDDRTIDSHIKRLRKKFKAVDDDFEMIETLYGVGYRFREA; this is encoded by the coding sequence ATGGCAACAATCGCGCTTGTCGACGACGACCGCAACATTCTGACGTCGGTGTCGATCGCCCTCGAGTCCGAGGGCTATCGCGTCGAAACCTACACGGATGGTGCGTCTGCGCTGGAAGGCCTGGCGGCGCGGCCGCCGAATCTCGCTATCCTCGACATCAAGATGCCGCGCATGGACGGCATGGAGCTCTTGCGCCGGATGCGCCAGAAATCCGACCTGCCGGTGATCTTCCTAACCTCGAAGGACGACGAGATCGACGAGCTTTTCGGCCTCAAGATGGGCGCCGACGACTTCATCCGCAAACCGTTCTCGCAGCGCCTGCTGGTCGAGCGGGTGCGCGCGGTGCTGCGCCGCACCAGCGCCCGCGAGGCGGCGGCCAAGCAGCCCAGCCAGCAGGCGCGCTCGCTGGAGCGCGGCCAGCTGGTCATGGACCAGGAGCGGCATACCTGCACCTGGAAGGGCGAGCCGGTGACGCTGACGGTCACCGAATTCCTGATCCTGCATTCGCTTGCGCAGCGCCCCGGCGTGGTAAAAAGCCGTGATGCGCTGATGGATTCGGCCTATGATGAGCAGGTCTATGTCGACGACCGTACCATCGACAGCCACATCAAGCGGCTGCGCAAGAAGTTCAAGGCCGTCGACGACGACTTCGAGATGATCGAAACCCTTTACGGAGTCGGATACCGGTTCCGCGAAGCGTAA
- a CDS encoding phosphoenolpyruvate carboxykinase codes for MSEAGKRNPACAIDAIGLKTTGTVRYNFGAAALYEEAMRRGEARLTAHGALVAETGQHTGRSPKDKFVVRDQNTEPHVWWDNNKAMSPAQFEALLADFRAHAAHKDLYVQDLVGGADADLKLPTRVVTEFAWHSLFIRNLLIRPEPSELEHFVPAMTIIDLPSFRADPARHGTRTETVIAVDLTRMIVLIGGTSYAGEMKKSVFTALNYLLPAKGVMPMHCSANEGPAGDAAVFFGLSGTGKTTLSADPSRTLIGDDEHGWGPHGIFNFEGGCYAKTIRLSAEAEPEIFATTQRFGTVLENVVLGADRVPDFDDGTLTENTRCAYPLDYIPNASRTGRASHPRNIIMLTADAFGVMPPIARLTPAQAMYHFLSGYTAKVAGTEKGVTEPEATFSTCFGAPFMPRHPSEYGNLLRELIARHGADCWLVNTGWTGGAYGTGRRMPIKVTRALLAAALDGSLKTADFRTDANFGFAVPVAVAGVDPAILDPRSTWADKPAYDRQAARLVGMFAANFEKFEEHVDATVMGAAPRLQEAAE; via the coding sequence ATGTCGGAAGCCGGCAAACGCAACCCCGCCTGCGCGATCGATGCGATCGGCCTGAAGACCACGGGCACGGTGCGCTATAATTTCGGCGCGGCCGCGCTATACGAGGAGGCGATGCGCCGCGGCGAGGCGAGGCTGACCGCGCACGGCGCCCTCGTTGCCGAGACAGGCCAGCATACGGGGCGCTCGCCGAAGGACAAATTCGTCGTCCGCGACCAGAACACCGAGCCGCATGTCTGGTGGGACAACAACAAGGCGATGTCGCCGGCTCAGTTCGAGGCGCTGCTTGCCGATTTCCGCGCCCATGCCGCGCACAAGGACCTCTACGTCCAGGATCTGGTCGGCGGCGCCGACGCGGACCTGAAGCTGCCGACCAGGGTCGTCACCGAATTCGCCTGGCATTCGCTGTTCATCCGCAATCTGCTGATCCGGCCCGAACCGTCGGAACTCGAGCATTTCGTACCGGCGATGACGATCATCGACCTGCCTTCCTTCCGCGCCGATCCGGCCCGCCACGGCACCCGCACCGAGACGGTGATCGCCGTCGATCTGACGCGCATGATCGTGCTGATCGGCGGCACCTCCTATGCCGGCGAGATGAAGAAGTCAGTGTTCACCGCGCTCAACTACCTGTTGCCGGCGAAGGGCGTGATGCCGATGCACTGCTCGGCCAATGAAGGTCCGGCCGGCGACGCGGCCGTGTTCTTCGGCCTCTCGGGAACCGGCAAGACGACGCTGTCGGCCGATCCCTCGCGCACGCTGATCGGCGACGACGAGCATGGCTGGGGGCCGCACGGCATCTTCAATTTCGAGGGCGGCTGCTATGCCAAGACGATCAGGCTCTCGGCCGAGGCCGAGCCGGAAATCTTCGCCACCACGCAGCGCTTCGGCACCGTGCTGGAAAATGTCGTGCTCGGCGCCGACCGCGTGCCGGATTTCGACGACGGCACCCTGACCGAGAACACGCGCTGCGCCTATCCGCTCGACTACATTCCCAATGCCTCGAGGACCGGGCGCGCCAGCCATCCCAGGAACATCATCATGCTGACCGCCGACGCCTTCGGCGTGATGCCGCCGATCGCCAGGCTGACGCCGGCGCAGGCGATGTACCACTTCCTCTCCGGCTATACGGCCAAGGTCGCCGGCACCGAAAAGGGCGTCACCGAGCCGGAAGCGACCTTCTCGACCTGCTTTGGCGCACCCTTCATGCCCCGCCACCCGTCCGAATACGGCAACCTGCTGCGCGAGTTGATTGCCCGCCACGGCGCCGACTGCTGGCTGGTCAACACCGGCTGGACCGGCGGCGCCTATGGCACCGGCCGCCGCATGCCGATCAAGGTGACGCGAGCGCTGCTCGCCGCCGCCCTCGACGGTTCGCTGAAAACGGCCGATTTCCGCACCGATGCCAATTTCGGCTTCGCGGTGCCGGTAGCGGTCGCCGGCGTCGACCCGGCAATTCTCGATCCGCGCTCGACCTGGGCCGACAAGCCGGCCTATGACCGGCAGGCGGCCAGGCTGGTCGGCATGTTCGCCGCCAATTTCGAGAAGTTCGAAGAGCATGTCGACGCGACCGTCATGGGTGCTGCCCCGCGCCTCCAGGAGGCGGCCGAATAG